The following are encoded together in the Cicer arietinum cultivar CDC Frontier isolate Library 1 chromosome 2, Cicar.CDCFrontier_v2.0, whole genome shotgun sequence genome:
- the LOC101500616 gene encoding transmembrane ascorbate ferrireductase 2: MATPPLVKFPIFATIRAIGVVVTLLLLTWALHFRGGLALVSDNKDLIFNVHPVLMVIGLVLINGEGMLAYKTLSGTKNFKKSVHLAFQFLALILSLIGLWAAWKFHNDKGIDNFYSLHSWLGIACLVLFSIQLGAGFATFWYPGGSRNSRAALMPWHVFFGIYIYALAIATTTTGLLEKATFLQVNNIISRYSNEALVVNILGILIVALGGFVILGIVTPTYNKGDIPRGNE; the protein is encoded by the exons ATGGCAACTCCACCGCTTGTCAAGTTCCCGATCTTCGCAACCATTAGAGCAATTGGCGTTGTAGTCACTCTTCTCCTCCTAACATGGGCTCTTCATTTCAGAGGAGGACTCGCTCTTGTTTCCGATAACAAAGATCTCATCTTCAAT GTTCATCCGGTGTTAATGGTGATTGGGCTTGTTCTAATCAACGGTGaag GGATGCTTGCATACAAGACACTATCTGGAactaaaaacttcaaaaaatcaGTTCATCTGGCATTTCAGTTTCTTGCTCTCATTTTGAGCTTAATTGGTCTTTGGGCTGCTTGGAAGTTTCACAATGACAAGGGCATTGACAATTTCTACAGCCTTCATTCATGGTTAGGCATTGCATGCCTCGTCCTATTCTCCATCCAG TTGGGTGCTGGATTTGCAACATTTTGGTATCCAGGAGGTTCAAGAAACAGTAGAGCTGCACTAATGCCATGGCATGTATTCTTTGGAATCTATATCTATGCATTGGCTATAGCTACAACTACAACTGGTCTTTTAGAAAAAGCTACATTCCTTCAAGTCAACAACATCATATCGCGATATTCGAACGAAGCACTTGTGGTGAATATCTTAGGCATTTTGATTGTTGCTTTAGGTGGCTTTGTTATTCTTGGTATAGTTACACCAACTTATAATAAAGGTGATATTCCAAGAGGAAATGAGTGA
- the LOC101500303 gene encoding uncharacterized protein, translating into MDPPRRAPRTIIDPVPKFRQVGFFAPGAPPERSQSGPPDPTHSSPPIPNTSAASLSPVMIPPPRHLSDNLIIHARPSVASPRRAESINVGGSNCDAPVSPAPSSSYSSRFAVGGDRSFFDGKGNNVGKVVASSFPRGGFDLTAMKVNANVVVPASELTTVSVVNDSLGIPEKEKANKGGGSAGEVKDHPNSKQQKPKPTKAERRALQEAQRAAKAAAKGEGNKASGPTTSVNAKPAKAVKPAQKVDNTAVAASEKKGGDCPPEKDRKKDAPQPRMQYDDQSRVEKAKRRSVVKQTEARNRVELFRHLPQYEHGSQLPDLEAKFFDLYPVHPAVYKVGLQYLSGDISGGNDRCIAMLQAFQEAIKDYKVPPEKSLGRDLTAKISSYVSFLIECRPLSISMGNAIRFIKSQIAKLPLTLSESEAKTSLQSDIERFISEKIILANKVIVKHAVTKIRDGDVLLTYGSSLAVEMILLHAHELGKQFRVVIVDSRPKLRGQHLLRRLVEKGLNCTYTHINAVSYIMHEVTRVFLGAASVLSNGTVYSRVGTASVAMVAHASRVPVIVCCEAYKFHERVQLDSICSNELGDPDVISNVPGREDVKYLDGWANIENLQLLNLIYDAMPSDYVSMIVTDYGMVPPTSVPVIVREYGREQVWI; encoded by the exons ATGGATCCTCCTCGACGAGCACCACGCACAATAATCGACCCCGTCCCTAAATTCCGTCAAGTCGGTTTCTTCGCACCTGGAGCCCCACCCGAACGTTCTCAATCGGGTCCACCCGACCCGACTCACTCCTCACCTCCAATCCCTAACACATCCGCTGCTTCCCTCTCTCCCGTTATGATCCCTCCGCCACGTCATCTATCCGATAACCTAATCATCCACGCTCGTCCTTCCGTCGCGTCGCCTCGACGCGCTGAATCGATTAACGTCGGTGGAAGTAATTGTGACGCACCTGTTTCGCCGGCGCCGTCTTCTTCTTATTCGAGTAGGTTTGCTGTTGGTGGTGATAGAAGCTTTTTTGATGGGAAAGGGAATAATGTTGGGAAAGTTGTTGCTTCCAGTTTTCCTCGTGGTGGATTTGATTTGACGGCAATGAAGGTTAATGCGAATGTTGTCGTTCCGGCGAGTGAGTTGACTACTGTTTCTGTTGTTAATGATTCGCTTGGGATTCCTG aaaaagaaaaagcaaacAAAGGAGGAGGATCAGCTGGGGAAGTGAAGGACCATCCAAATTCAAAACAGCAGAAACCAAAACCCACAAAAGCTGAAAGACGCGCACTTCAAGAAGCTCAACGAGCTGCAAAGGCTGCTGCAAAAG GCGAAGGAAATAAGGCATCTGGACCTACTACATCAGTGAATGCAAAACCAGCTAAAGCAGTAAAACCTGCCCAGAAAGTTGATAATACAGCAGTTGCAGCCTCTGAGAAGAAGGGGGGTGATTGTCCTCCTGAAAAGGATAGAAAAAAAGATGCCCCTCAACCACGCATGCAGTATGATGACCAGAGCCGAGTGGAGAAAGCTAAACGTCGTTCTGTGGTGAAACAGACTGAGGCTAGGAACAGAGTTGAGTTGTTCAGGCATTTGCCACAATATGAACATGGGAGTCAGCTTCCAGATCTCGAGGCAAAGTTTTTTGATCTTTATCCTGTGCATCCTGCTGTTTATAAG GTGGGTTTGCAGTACCTATCTGGAGATATATCTGGGGGCAATGACCGTTGTATTGCAATGCTTCAAGCATTTCAAGAGGCTATCAAAGACTACAAGGTTCCACCTGAGAAGAGTCTTGGGAGAGATTTGACAGCAAAAATTAGTAGTTATGTATCATTTCTCATTGAGTGTCGACCTCTGTCAATCAGCATGGGAAATGCAATTCGATTTATCAAGAGTCAGATAGCCAAGCTACCTTTAACCTTGTCAGAGTCAGAAGCAAAAACTTCTCTCCAGTCAGATATTGAGCGTTTTATAAGTGAGAAGATCATACTTGCCAACAAGGTGATAGTCAAGCACGCGGTCACCAAAATAAGAGATGGGGATGTTCTTCTAACTTACGGGTCGTCATTGGCAGTTGAAATGATTCTTTTGCATGCACACGAATTGGGAAAACAGTTTCGTGTTGTGATTGTTGACTCTCGTCCAAAGCTTAGAGGGCAACATTTACTCCGCAGGCTTGTGGAGAAAGGTCTTAACTGTACTTACACTCATATAAATGCGGTTTCCTATATAATGCATGAAGTTACTCGAGTTTTTCTTGGTGCTGCATCAGTACTGTCTAACGGAACAGTATATTCGAGAGTGGGGACCGCAAGTGTTGCAATGGTTGCTCATGCTTCCCGTGTACCAGTCATAGTATGTTGTGAGGCCTATAAATTTCATGAAAGGGTACAATTGGATTCAATTTGCTCCAATGAACTTG GTGATCCAGATGTCATTTCGAATGTTCCAGGTAGAGAGGATGTCAAATACTTGGATGGTTGGGCCAATATTGAAAATCTGCAACTTCTAAATCTGAT TTATGATGCAATGCCTTCAGATTATGTTTCGATGATAGTCACCGATTATGGCATG GTCCCCCCCACAAGTGTGCCTGTAATTGTAAGAGAATATGGGAGAGAACAGGTCTGGATATAA